TTCACAGAATCATCTCCTCATAGATTTTAAAATTTACTTATTGTTTGGAATCGAAATTTTCCATGTTGCGAGTACTTTTGGTTTTTCTTTTCCGAATGTTACTGGTTGATACGAAAACTCACCAGATTTTACGTCTTTCGGCAATTCAAAATTGATGGCTCCGCTCACTGTTTTGTCAGCTGCGATTTCTGTTCCGATATTGTTGGCATCTGCTTTCACTTGGTACGTTTTATCGCCGGATTTGAAAATAAAGTCATTGCCGCCGACACCGTATTTGCTATCGGTCTCATTTTTAAAACTCATGGTTATTTGCACAATATTTTTGTCGCCTTTGCCGTTCTCCGTTGTTTCAATACCTTTGATTTGCATCTCTATATTGTTCACTGTTTTAGCTGGATACGTTTTTTCTTTTTCTGATTTTGCTTCTTGTGTTGTTTTTGGTGTTTCCTCTTTAGTTGGTGTCGCCGAACAAGCAACTAGTGATAAGGCACAAGCGCCTGACATCGCGATTAACATAACTTTTTTCAGCATATGATTCTCCTCTATGTTCTCTTATTTTTATATAAAACTGCTATTTTTTTCAAAGTTAATTTTTAAAATGTGTGATGACTAAAGCAAGTTTAGTCATCACACCGAGTTGTATCTAAATTTTAGTTAACTGCTACTTCAACTTCTAAAGCAAGTCCAACGGCGTCATAGCCTAGAACGGTTACTTTTGCTGTTGGGTCTTTAATTTTGTCCTTCGCATAGTAAGTGTACGTGCCATCTGCTGCTACTGGGACTTTGCTGTATGTTGTATCGCCTACTTTAATAGCAACATATTTAATACCGCCTGTAAACGTACCTGTGATATTTCTTGTTGTACCGATCGTGAAGGCATCTGCTTCCATTGTTGGTGCTACGCCTGGATCGATTGTAACGCCTTTTTCTGCAACAACAACGCCTGATGAGTCGTAAGCTAGAACCGTTATAACATCGTCTTTACTTGTTACTTTATCTTTGATGTAGTAAGTGTACGTGCCATCTGCATTAACAGGGACTTTGCCATACTCTGTGTCATTGACTTTAACAGCCACATATTTCACTGTTCCTGTATATGTTCCTGTCGTATCGCCTGTACCTAACAAGTATGTGCTTGTTGTTAGTGTAGACCCGCCCTCAGGTGTGATAGTTACTGGTGCTTCTGCAATTTTTGTGCCTGTGCTGTCATAGCCAATGATAGAAACGGCTGTGGTCGCATCTTTAATCTTATCTTTTGCATAGTACTGCCAGTTAGTGCCATCTACCACGGCTACTTTACTGTAAACAGTATCGCCAACTTTAAGCGCTACATATTTCACGCTTCCAGTGAAAGTACCTTTAACATTTGTATCTGTTTTAAGTTTGAAAGCGACTGGTACGATCGTGCTTGCTCCTGCTGGATTTTGAGTCACATTTAATGTTTTCGTGTCTACTAATATACCCGCAGCGTTGTATGCTCTGACAAGAACAACATCTGTTGGGCTCAAAATTTTACCTTTTGCGTAATACTGCCATGTTGTACCATCAATCACGCCAACTTTTGCTGATTCTACACCATTTACAACAAGGGAAACAGTTTTCACATTACCTGTGAATGTACCTTTGACATAAGAATCGGTAGAGATTGCAAAGTTACTTGGGTTAATCGTGATTGCGCCAACCAAGCTTTCTGGTCCAGCAACAGATACGTCTTTTGTATCAATGATAGTACCTTCTGAGTTGTAACCAATCATTTTAACTACGTCTGATGCGTTTTTAATCTTGTCTTTTGCGTAATATTGAAGAGCGCCTGATCCTGTTACTGCCACGGCTGGATATACCGTTCCATTAACCGAAATTGCTACTTTTGTAACAGAACCTGTATATGTTCCTGTCACATAGCTATCCGCACTAACAATGAATCCTTTTGGTGTTACTGTGCCTTTTAGTAGCTCGCCGTCTTTCAATGTTACTTTAGCACGTGATAATTCTTTACCTGCTGAGTCTAGAGCAACAATGTACGCGTCTTGTGTTGTCGCTGTAATTTTGTCTTTCGCATAATACGTGAAGTTCCCACTTACTGGAACTGTTGTATACTTCGTGTCGCCAACTTGTAGATATACTTTCGTTGCATCACCAGAAACGGTTGCTTTAACAGTTGTATCATACCCTACATAATATGGTGCAGTGACTACGACTGTTCCTGCTGTTACGGAAACAACTGTAACTGTGATTGTTTTTGTTGTTGTGTTTTTATCTGAATCTGTTACGCTGTATTCCACAGTGTATGTTCCAGCTTTTGTTGTATCTACTGTGTTTGTGATAACTTTGATACTTGATGTTAAGTTACCGTCTTCTTTATCAGTCGCTGTTACGCCTGTTAATGCGTCGAACGTGTCGCCTACATTGATTGTTTTATCAGTCGCTGTAATCACTGGTTTTTCGTTCGTGTTGACTGTTACTGTGATTGTTTTTGTTGTTTTGTTACCGTCTGAATCTGTTACAGAGTACTCAACAGAATATACGCCTGCTTTTGTTGTATCTACTGTGTTTGTTACGACTTTGATGTCTGCTGTTAAGTTGCCATCTTCTTTGTCAGTCGCTGTTACGCCTGTTAATGCGTTGAACGTGTCACCAACTTTGATTGTTTTATCAGTCGCTGTGATCACTGGTTTGTCGTTCGTGTTAACAGTCACTTTGATTGTTTTTGTTGTTTTGTTACCGTCTGAATCTGTTACAGAGTACTCAACAGAATATACGCCTGCTTTTGTTGTATCTACTGTGTTTGTTACGACTTTGATGTCTGCTGTTAAGTTGCCATCTTCTTTGTCAGTCGCTGTTACGCCTGTTAATGCGTTGAACGTGTCACCAACTTTGATTGTTTTGTCGCTTGCTATAATGACTGGTTTTTCGTTAGATTTAACTACGACAGATGTTGGATCACTTGGTAGACCATTTTTGCCTGCTTGTGTTACATCAATAACTGCGTCTGCTTTTTGAGCTGGAATTGTTATTGCAAATTTACCATCTACGTCTGCTACGCCTGTTGCTGTTGTTCCATCAGGAAGTTTTACTGTTACTGTGTTTCCTGGAACTGCTTCACCATTCAGTGTTGTATCGCCTGCTTTGATAGGAGAAACTGTTGGTACTGCTGGAACTGAAGTGTCTTCTTGTACTTTTGTTGTAACACGTGAGCTGTCATTGACACCATTTGTTTGGTAAGTTTGAATGTTTTGATCTTTCGCTAGTGTTGTTCCTGCTGGTACGTCAACTGTCCAGTTACCATCTTTATCAACCGTTGTTTTAGCTGTTTTACCGTCTGGGAATGTTACAACGATATCGTCGCCTGCAACACCTGTTCCTGAAACAGTTGTAGCATTTTCAAAAATTGGTGATACTACTGGGCGGTCAACAATGCTTGAACCTTCTGTTGATACACGTGAGTAATCGAAAAGGCTGAAACCATCGATATTTTCACCTGTCGCTAAACCACTGTAATAATCTACTGTTGTAGTTCCAACTTTATAGATTAATGGAATTCTAACATTATCGATAGTGTTCCATTCGCTTCCTGTTGCTTTAGACCAATCTGCTGCATGATCCCAAGCGTATACTTTAGCCATGTTGTTCATTTCAATACGTGATTGGTAAGCTACATTACTGCTAGAATAACCACGAACGATATGTCCTGCTACGGCTCTGTTATTTTGACGGAAGTCGATATATTTTGGTGAATTAAGGACTAATTTCGAGCTTTGTGCTCCTGTTAAGTCGAATAACATTGTTGATGTGTTTGAAAGTGTTTCTATATAAGCCATGGTATTTTTATTGAATGTAACAACACCGTTAGCTTTAATCGCTGGGTAGTTTCCTTGTCCAGATGCTGCACGGATGTTAGCTTTTGAGTTTTCTGCAAAGGTGATTGAACCTGATGTTTTAATACCATAATCGGAAGACTCAATTTTAACAAGTGAGTTATTTCCTACGTTAAATGTAGCTGCTGCACTACCTTCTTGAATTACGCCAGCTCCAGCATTTAGATATAGGTTAGAGTCTACGCCTAATTTAACTGATCCACCGTAGAGAGTGTGGATTGCATGGCTGTTCAATGCTGTGATTGAAAGTGTGTTGTTATCGCCAAATGTTGTATCTTTATATGTGTAGATACCATCATGATTTGGAGAAATGATTGTCATGTTTACATTTTTACCTGTAGAAATACCTTCACCACTTGTGTTGGTTGTTTCAAGGCCGTTTGTGTATGCTTTGATGTATGCTGTGGAATTATCGCCGAACTTGATTCCACCTGCATTAACGCCGTCGCCACTTGAAGAAGTGATGTTTGATGATGTGTTAGCACCAAAGTCAATGCGTGAAGTACCAGATGCATAGATAGCATCGCTCTTAGCTTTAATAGCTATTTCTGTGTTATCTCCAAAGATGATAGGTCCGCCAGAGTAAATACCGTAACTAACGCCAGAATCGATATCAATTTTAACGCGGTCTTCTGGTTGTGGATTTTGGTTAGATACTGAACCAAAGCGGATTGTTGCTGCTCCTGCTGAGTAAATACCTCTATCATGTGTTCTTAATTTTAAAGAAGAACGATCGCCAAATGTAATTGTTGCGTTCCCGTAAATACCACTGCCGTTATCACTAACTACGTCGATATCTGCGTCTTTACCTACAACGATAGAAGCTCCAGTGTTGTACGCGTAAATTGCAGTACCAGTACCAGTTGCTTTAACTTTCACATTGTCACCGATTGTGATGTTACCAGAAACATAAATACCGTTACCGATATCGCCTGATGCTAGTGTCAAATCTGCGCCATTTTTAACTACTAATGTTGCAGCTTTTAATGTACCGTATTTAGATGCTGATTTAATAACTGTGTTTTCACCAACTACAAGAGCACTATTTGATACATCAAATGCATAGCCTTTGTTTGACATCATATTGATTATTGCATTGTCACCAATGTTTACTGATCCAGAAGAACGAACTTTAACCGCTGTTTCCAATGCTTCTAATTGATCGATTTGCGTGTTGTCAGCAATTTCAAGACTATCAACGTCCATACCTTGACGTTCAGCATTGACTAAACGGTTGTTTTTCCCAGCGATAGAAAGTGAAAGTTTACCAGTTCCGCCCATAATCATACCGCGAATTTCAACGCTATCAATAATGTTTACTGTTGGTGCCGCTGTAGATGTAAAACCTGTAAAAATACCTTTTGTTCCTACGTTTGTCATGATTAAGTCTTCTAAATCAACAATAGAATTAGATTTCATGATAACTTGGAAAGACGCAGCACTAATTGTATGTCCGTTACCTTCAATACGCATGTTGCTGTTTACTGTTACGTTACTTGCTAATTGGAAATCCCCAGTAATTTCAATGACATTTACAGTTCCTGATTCTGCCGCCGCTTTAAACTCAGCGAATGTTGAAACTTGTTGTCTTTTTTCTGTTACACCGCCATCAAGTGCTAATGTAGCGCCAAGTGGAGCGTATTTTTGTGCTACGACTGCTGCGCTTGGAGCTTCTTTTTCAGTAGTTGCGCTTCCTGCTGCTTCTGCTGCATGTGATCCTGTTGGTAATACTGTGATTATTTGACTTGCAACTACTGTAGCGATTAACGCTGTTTTAGCCGCCTTTTTAAGTGTCTTCATAGATAGGACGTTAATTGGTCCCTTTTGTTGTAATTTCATGTTTATGTTTCTCCTTCTTATGTTTCTTTTTTTTTTGTAAAATGCCTGCCTATCATCGAACGATTATGGGTTCACACGATAAACACCTCCTTACATTCAAAATATTTATGACTGAATATTGCGATTTGTGCGTATGCTTTTAATGACAATACTTTTGTCATCGACGCTAATTTGACCTTCCTGCATCATTTTCTTAAGTTGTTTTGGTATAAAATTGCGATCCACATTACAATACGCTCCAATAAGTTTGGTATTGATCACAGATGGTATTTCAACACCTTCATCCACCGAAACTCCTAGCTTATTTGCAATATCATAAAGTGAGTTCACGAAGCGCTCTTCACGGCCTAGCATCAATTGCATGTAACGTTCATACAAATCGTATAATTGTTCAGTCATTAAATTAGCGAAATATTCCATGAATGATGGTCTATTTGCCAAATAATTCAGCAAGTATTCCATATCAATCTTCGTTGCTCTAAGCCCCGTTAATGTTGTTGCTTGCGTCATAACAACACTTTCGTTTTTTCTGAAAAATGATTCCAATCCAATAATATCTCCATCTGTTAGAAAGGATATGACTGGCTTCAGTGAATCTTTCATTGTCTGAGTTGTGATTGAAATCCCAGAGTTTATAATGTATAGTGCATTATTTGTCTTACCTGGTGCGATAATCTGTTGCCCTTTATCAAAAGTAACTTCTTGTACTAAATTATCACCATATGCATTCGTCTGTAGCTCTTTTATAATCCCGTCTAAACTTGTATCACTTGAAATATACACCAATTATGACTCCTCCTTTCTAACATCTTGAATAGTCACGAAAGATTACATTTATTAATTTAACACGTTCTTGTTTTCCATATTTCAACTATGGTGCAGATATCCAAAAAAGTTGTGAATCTTTTATGTCTTTTCATCCTGACCCAACTTCGACTTACAAAAGCGGGTCCACTTCAATAATCTTGTTGTTATTTGTAGTGTAACATCTTATTCTTTTGGATTTCACAACACAGTTGCAACTACACAAGCTATCTGTGAATTTTTTGTGACTGCTGCAAATTTTAAATTAATAGAAGTTTTTCATTATGCCCTCTCTTGAGTACATTCAAAGTATAATACTTTACTTCTACATTTTTTCCTAAAAATTAGGTTTCTTTTTGTATTGATAGGACAAACATGGCCTAACTAAGTCGTATCAATATGTTCCACTACATGTACTTTTTTAAAAAAATATACTTCTAGAAGAACATTTTTTCGAGATTAAGCGTCATCTGGGTAAATAACTTCCGCCCCCTTTCTAAAATTTTATGTAAATGCAGTATTACAGGCCATATTTCTAGCTTAACATGGGAAATTTTATTGGTTTTATATATATATGCACTTCTCGATTTTGAAATTCGACTAATTTGTGAATCTTTTGTCGTGGCTGGTCAAAAAAGCGTAAAAAGAGCAGAGAAGGGTATTATTAAATAGAATTCGTAGAAAGGACGGTAGATTTGTATGCAATTTTTGGATGAAAAAGAACTACGCGAAGTTGATATTATCCGCTTGCTCGGGAAGGAACGAAAATACTGGCAAATATCAGAACTCGCCACTACGCTCAATTATAGTACCAGCATTATTTACAACGCGCTTGATGACATAAAATTATATCTAGCTGAAAATGCTCCCAATACTCAGCTAATTGTTAAAAAATCTACCGGCGCCTTTCTAGACAAACCCGATAGCATTTCCTTAGACGCTATCATTGAAAAATATATGACTACATCTATGGCTTATATTATATTAGACAGTACATTTAATTATCCACATCTGCGCGCACGCCAATTTTATGAACAACATTTGCTTACGAAAAGCACCTTTTATTTGAGGTTGAAATATATAGAAAACAGCCTCCATACCGTTAACCTAAATATAGAAACAAACCCAATGAGAATCACTGGGCCTGAGATTTGGATTAGAGAATGCTATTATAATTTATATTGGCGGACATATAGAGGAAGGATTTGGCCGTTTCGCTCGATTTCTAGAGAGGTTTTACTGTACCAACTCAATGAATTTTTACGGAATAGCCGAATATCCATGAATGCCGTCGAAAAAGAGCAATTGCTTTACCGGTTAGCTGTGAGGTACATGCGCCACGCTCAGAAACGTTATACGGCGGATATGCCTTTACAAAATTGTGTGCCTCCGCAAGTGGTGGATTTTATTAAAAAACACGGTGTGGCCTTGATGAACAGCGTCCCTGAACAGTATAGAGAACTTGAGGAAAAGTATCTAACTATTTCTATTAGTAATCTTTTATACGCCAAAACGCGAAGTTTAAGGGCGACCAAACTCATTGAGTGGCACAGGGAAAAGCAGACCCTTCCTTATAAAATCGCGGCAGCTTTCCTTGAGGAGTTCGCCATAAAGTATCCAGATATAGTAATAGAAGAAAATGATCATTTGTGGCTCGATCTAATTAATGTTAATTTTTACGGCTTATCTCTGCCACATCTGTATATATACCGCGATTTACGGAAGCAAGCTGACTATTTCAAAGTAGAGAATCCCGCACTATGGGCGAATTTAGAAGTGATAATAACAAAACTATTCAATCCTGAAAATTTCCAGCAATTCGCGGCACCAGACATTTATTTTTGTTATAAATACATGGTCCTGATTGTTGAAAAGTTTGCCATGAAAAAATACGAGCCAAAACTAGAAATTGCACTGGTTACAAGTCAAGATAATGCGATTCTAAATAAATTAAAATCCCAGATTCTTCGCAAGTTGAATTTGAATATCGAGATAAATATTGAAAGTATCCCGAAAAATGTGGATCTTATCGTTACAGAAACCACAACTGTGACTACGAATCTTGATCTTGCCTTTGTTTGGAATTTCCCACCTACGCAGAATGACTGGATGCGTTTGGAGGAGCGGTTGAGTGGGATTCGGGATGGGAGATTGGAGGGGTGAGGCAGCCTGGCTTTGCGGTTGATTATGTATAGCTGTAACAACAGTCGCTGAAGGTTTACTTGCTCGCTTCGCTCTCA
The sequence above is drawn from the Listeria weihenstephanensis genome and encodes:
- a CDS encoding DUF4352 domain-containing protein, translated to MLKKVMLIAMSGACALSLVACSATPTKEETPKTTQEAKSEKEKTYPAKTVNNIEMQIKGIETTENGKGDKNIVQITMSFKNETDSKYGVGGNDFIFKSGDKTYQVKADANNIGTEIAADKTVSGAINFELPKDVKSGEFSYQPVTFGKEKPKVLATWKISIPNNK
- a CDS encoding immunoglobulin-like domain-containing protein, yielding MKLQQKGPINVLSMKTLKKAAKTALIATVVASQIITVLPTGSHAAEAAGSATTEKEAPSAAVVAQKYAPLGATLALDGGVTEKRQQVSTFAEFKAAAESGTVNVIEITGDFQLASNVTVNSNMRIEGNGHTISAASFQVIMKSNSIVDLEDLIMTNVGTKGIFTGFTSTAAPTVNIIDSVEIRGMIMGGTGKLSLSIAGKNNRLVNAERQGMDVDSLEIADNTQIDQLEALETAVKVRSSGSVNIGDNAIINMMSNKGYAFDVSNSALVVGENTVIKSASKYGTLKAATLVVKNGADLTLASGDIGNGIYVSGNITIGDNVKVKATGTGTAIYAYNTGASIVVGKDADIDVVSDNGSGIYGNATITFGDRSSLKLRTHDRGIYSAGAATIRFGSVSNQNPQPEDRVKIDIDSGVSYGIYSGGPIIFGDNTEIAIKAKSDAIYASGTSRIDFGANTSSNITSSSGDGVNAGGIKFGDNSTAYIKAYTNGLETTNTSGEGISTGKNVNMTIISPNHDGIYTYKDTTFGDNNTLSITALNSHAIHTLYGGSVKLGVDSNLYLNAGAGVIQEGSAAATFNVGNNSLVKIESSDYGIKTSGSITFAENSKANIRAASGQGNYPAIKANGVVTFNKNTMAYIETLSNTSTMLFDLTGAQSSKLVLNSPKYIDFRQNNRAVAGHIVRGYSSSNVAYQSRIEMNNMAKVYAWDHAADWSKATGSEWNTIDNVRIPLIYKVGTTTVDYYSGLATGENIDGFSLFDYSRVSTEGSSIVDRPVVSPIFENATTVSGTGVAGDDIVVTFPDGKTAKTTVDKDGNWTVDVPAGTTLAKDQNIQTYQTNGVNDSSRVTTKVQEDTSVPAVPTVSPIKAGDTTLNGEAVPGNTVTVKLPDGTTATGVADVDGKFAITIPAQKADAVIDVTQAGKNGLPSDPTSVVVKSNEKPVIIASDKTIKVGDTFNALTGVTATDKEDGNLTADIKVVTNTVDTTKAGVYSVEYSVTDSDGNKTTKTIKVTVNTNDKPVITATDKTIKVGDTFNALTGVTATDKEDGNLTADIKVVTNTVDTTKAGVYSVEYSVTDSDGNKTTKTITVTVNTNEKPVITATDKTINVGDTFDALTGVTATDKEDGNLTSSIKVITNTVDTTKAGTYTVEYSVTDSDKNTTTKTITVTVVSVTAGTVVVTAPYYVGYDTTVKATVSGDATKVYLQVGDTKYTTVPVSGNFTYYAKDKITATTQDAYIVALDSAGKELSRAKVTLKDGELLKGTVTPKGFIVSADSYVTGTYTGSVTKVAISVNGTVYPAVAVTGSGALQYYAKDKIKNASDVVKMIGYNSEGTIIDTKDVSVAGPESLVGAITINPSNFAISTDSYVKGTFTGNVKTVSLVVNGVESAKVGVIDGTTWQYYAKGKILSPTDVVLVRAYNAAGILVDTKTLNVTQNPAGASTIVPVAFKLKTDTNVKGTFTGSVKYVALKVGDTVYSKVAVVDGTNWQYYAKDKIKDATTAVSIIGYDSTGTKIAEAPVTITPEGGSTLTTSTYLLGTGDTTGTYTGTVKYVAVKVNDTEYGKVPVNADGTYTYYIKDKVTSKDDVITVLAYDSSGVVVAEKGVTIDPGVAPTMEADAFTIGTTRNITGTFTGGIKYVAIKVGDTTYSKVPVAADGTYTYYAKDKIKDPTAKVTVLGYDAVGLALEVEVAVN
- a CDS encoding Crp/Fnr family transcriptional regulator — protein: MYISSDTSLDGIIKELQTNAYGDNLVQEVTFDKGQQIIAPGKTNNALYIINSGISITTQTMKDSLKPVISFLTDGDIIGLESFFRKNESVVMTQATTLTGLRATKIDMEYLLNYLANRPSFMEYFANLMTEQLYDLYERYMQLMLGREERFVNSLYDIANKLGVSVDEGVEIPSVINTKLIGAYCNVDRNFIPKQLKKMMQEGQISVDDKSIVIKSIRTNRNIQS
- a CDS encoding helix-turn-helix domain-containing protein, yielding MQFLDEKELREVDIIRLLGKERKYWQISELATTLNYSTSIIYNALDDIKLYLAENAPNTQLIVKKSTGAFLDKPDSISLDAIIEKYMTTSMAYIILDSTFNYPHLRARQFYEQHLLTKSTFYLRLKYIENSLHTVNLNIETNPMRITGPEIWIRECYYNLYWRTYRGRIWPFRSISREVLLYQLNEFLRNSRISMNAVEKEQLLYRLAVRYMRHAQKRYTADMPLQNCVPPQVVDFIKKHGVALMNSVPEQYRELEEKYLTISISNLLYAKTRSLRATKLIEWHREKQTLPYKIAAAFLEEFAIKYPDIVIEENDHLWLDLINVNFYGLSLPHLYIYRDLRKQADYFKVENPALWANLEVIITKLFNPENFQQFAAPDIYFCYKYMVLIVEKFAMKKYEPKLEIALVTSQDNAILNKLKSQILRKLNLNIEINIESIPKNVDLIVTETTTVTTNLDLAFVWNFPPTQNDWMRLEERLSGIRDGRLEG